A section of the Opitutaceae bacterium genome encodes:
- a CDS encoding right-handed parallel beta-helix repeat-containing protein, with product MTFTSLLCVFSAAVFVVGTNAATIFVAPSGRAGAGGTEAAGHERPVFDFSGAGKDRRAHGFSVTGDHWHLTGIEVTSAAGFGISVTGHHNTIERCRAHANQNTGINLGAPASDTLVLDCESYRNVDYPTRGQNADGFGAKFDVGSGNVFRGCRAWENADDGFDLWKAPTAQE from the coding sequence ATGACATTCACCTCCCTTCTCTGCGTCTTTTCCGCCGCGGTGTTTGTCGTCGGCACAAACGCGGCAACGATCTTTGTCGCTCCCTCCGGACGGGCCGGGGCCGGGGGCACCGAGGCCGCCGGACACGAGCGACCGGTGTTCGATTTCTCCGGCGCAGGCAAGGACCGCCGCGCTCATGGTTTCTCTGTAACTGGAGACCATTGGCACCTCACCGGCATCGAAGTCACCAGTGCCGCCGGCTTCGGCATCTCGGTCACCGGTCATCACAACACCATCGAGCGCTGTCGCGCGCACGCCAATCAGAACACCGGCATCAACCTCGGTGCGCCCGCAAGCGATACGCTAGTCCTCGACTGCGAATCCTACCGCAATGTCGACTACCCCACCCGTGGCCAGAACGCCGATGGCTTCGGCGCGAAATTTGATGTCGGCTCGGGAAACGTCTTCCGCGGCTGCCGCGCCTGGGAGAATGCCGACGATGGTTTTGATCTCTGGAAGGCGCCGACGGCTCAAGAGTAG
- a CDS encoding acetylxylan esterase, with translation MMREADARRAALRTKADAERYVRDVRSRLRECYGPLPEKTPLKARVMGVLERDGYRIEKVIYESRPNFPVTANLYVPANLRGPAPGVMVPVGHFSSGKAGSASIAQALAKQGYVALAFDPIGQGERVQYVDAQFKATVGAGTSEHTYSGVRMPLVGENLPTWFMWDCVRSLDYLLSRPEVDPRHIGMTGSSGGGNQTMQLCGFDFRLTMAAPSCNVTSVRRNIENEHSQDPEQWPWGLLARGLDHSDFLAAMAPQPVLLVGQEGDYFDARGFEEACARLRRLYSLLGAPQNFSFFLGTGGHGFAQPNREAMYRWFNHHAGMPQVQKEPELKRENWEDLRCLPHGQVAELKPITEFSYASDLSRTLRKSRSSLSGDALRKQLVASLKLPAREGVCEFRIMRQPHPRGYPRRSQGEYLLETEPDVHVYAYRLNDTPIVSRPPRGPKHAILYVSHESADEELRTEPWLKELCTSNPESAFYACDVRGIGESHPVLSTPGNPRKGGTDYLHAGIGLMFDYPSAGQRTFDVLRVIDWMGAYGHEEIHLVARGWGAIPGTFAAVLHDRVKQVTLKHALTSFADVAETERYQWPLSTFVPGVLQSFDLPDCYRELERKKLRQIEPASAAGVPA, from the coding sequence ATGATGCGCGAAGCCGACGCGCGACGCGCGGCCCTGCGCACAAAGGCGGACGCTGAACGATACGTCAGAGACGTACGCTCACGCCTGAGGGAATGCTACGGTCCCCTTCCCGAAAAAACCCCGCTCAAAGCCCGTGTCATGGGTGTGCTCGAACGCGATGGCTACCGGATCGAAAAAGTCATTTACGAAAGCCGCCCCAACTTTCCTGTGACGGCCAATCTCTACGTCCCGGCGAACCTCCGAGGCCCCGCGCCAGGCGTGATGGTTCCAGTCGGCCATTTTTCCTCGGGCAAGGCCGGCTCGGCATCGATCGCCCAGGCACTCGCCAAACAAGGCTACGTGGCGCTTGCCTTCGACCCGATCGGACAGGGCGAACGCGTGCAATACGTGGACGCGCAGTTCAAGGCGACAGTCGGCGCCGGCACCAGCGAACACACGTACAGCGGGGTCCGCATGCCCCTGGTCGGTGAAAACCTGCCGACTTGGTTCATGTGGGATTGCGTCCGCTCCCTGGACTACCTGCTTTCACGGCCGGAGGTCGATCCAAGGCACATCGGCATGACCGGCAGTTCCGGCGGCGGCAATCAGACGATGCAGCTCTGCGGATTCGACTTCCGTCTGACGATGGCTGCACCGAGCTGCAATGTGACCTCGGTGCGTCGAAACATCGAGAACGAGCACTCGCAGGATCCCGAGCAGTGGCCGTGGGGTCTGCTCGCGCGCGGTCTCGATCACTCCGATTTTCTCGCTGCAATGGCGCCGCAGCCTGTGCTCCTGGTCGGACAGGAAGGCGACTATTTCGATGCCCGCGGCTTTGAAGAGGCCTGCGCCCGTCTGCGACGCCTCTACTCGCTCCTGGGTGCGCCGCAGAACTTCTCCTTCTTTCTGGGCACGGGTGGACACGGCTTCGCCCAGCCCAATCGCGAGGCAATGTATCGGTGGTTCAACCACCACGCGGGCATGCCCCAAGTGCAGAAGGAACCGGAGCTCAAGCGTGAGAACTGGGAGGACCTCCGATGTCTGCCCCACGGGCAGGTGGCCGAGCTCAAGCCAATCACGGAGTTTTCATATGCAAGCGATCTGTCTCGAACGCTGCGCAAGTCGCGATCGTCGTTGAGCGGCGATGCACTGCGGAAACAGCTCGTGGCGTCGCTCAAGCTGCCCGCCCGCGAGGGTGTGTGTGAATTCCGCATCATGCGCCAGCCGCACCCGCGCGGCTACCCCAGGCGCAGTCAGGGCGAATACCTCCTCGAGACCGAGCCGGACGTCCATGTCTACGCCTACCGCTTGAATGACACCCCCATTGTATCGCGCCCTCCACGCGGACCCAAGCACGCGATTCTCTATGTCTCCCATGAGTCGGCGGACGAGGAGCTGCGCACCGAGCCCTGGCTCAAGGAATTGTGCACCTCCAACCCGGAATCGGCGTTCTACGCCTGCGATGTGCGCGGCATCGGGGAGTCCCATCCCGTGCTCTCCACGCCCGGCAATCCCCGCAAGGGCGGCACCGACTACCTGCACGCGGGCATCGGACTCATGTTCGACTACCCGTCCGCCGGCCAGCGCACCTTCGATGTGCTGCGCGTGATCGACTGGATGGGGGCCTATGGCCACGAGGAAATTCACCTCGTAGCACGGGGCTGGGGCGCAATCCCGGGCACGTTTGCCGCAGTGCTGCACGATCGCGTGAAGCAGGTGACCTTGAAGCACGCCCTCACGAGTTTCGCCGACGTGGCGGAAACCGAGCGCTACCAGTGGCCCCTCTCCACGTTCGTCCCAGGAGTGCTGCAATCGTTCGACCTGCCGGACTGCTACCGCGAACTTGAACGGAAAAAGCTTCGTCAGATCGAGCCCGCCTCGGCTGCCGGTGTCCCCGCATAA
- a CDS encoding sulfatase-like hydrolase/transferase → MPINLSARLISPLLIGTVAALAAFGAPEAGRPNIVFFLTDDQPYDGMSATGHLGTRTPAMDQLAAEGILFENAFATTAICCCSRASILTGQYMRRHGIEDFKKPLSDAQLSLTFPVLLREQGYRTAYLGKFAVGSPEVDERRALPAHLFDLWYGFPQSVSFRQTENGHTRYLTTVMTEKAVEFLDSTPRDKPFCLIMALKEPHGPLNYPDPEFTPPPDAGPITPPVTLTRAAFERLPAVVRESLAASPRLIGSRSAFESNVRQRNAYIARADLAVAQVHAALAARGLDRNTVVILASDHGVFMGAHGLSGKWLMYEESIRLPLIIADPRLPASTRGRRTAMVLNIDLAPTILALAGISIPSGMQGTDLRPVLLDPAARVHADWYYEHVFTDPGRRPIPKVEGVRTERWKYIRYPDTQPLVEELFDLSADPHEERDLSEQEGDHKALDELRARCDAYRASLGQASAAGR, encoded by the coding sequence ATGCCAATCAACCTGTCCGCACGTCTCATCTCCCCGCTTCTGATCGGCACGGTGGCCGCGCTGGCGGCTTTTGGTGCGCCGGAGGCGGGCCGCCCCAACATCGTCTTCTTCCTCACCGACGACCAGCCGTACGATGGAATGAGTGCGACCGGCCATCTCGGAACCCGGACGCCGGCGATGGATCAGCTCGCAGCCGAAGGCATCCTCTTCGAAAATGCATTCGCAACAACCGCAATCTGCTGCTGCAGCCGCGCCAGCATTCTCACGGGCCAGTACATGCGCCGGCACGGCATCGAGGATTTCAAGAAGCCGCTTTCGGACGCCCAGCTCTCGCTCACATTTCCCGTGTTGCTCCGGGAGCAGGGCTATCGCACGGCCTATCTCGGAAAATTCGCCGTGGGTTCCCCCGAGGTCGACGAACGCCGCGCCCTGCCCGCGCACCTGTTCGATCTCTGGTACGGATTTCCCCAGAGCGTCTCATTTCGCCAGACGGAGAACGGGCACACCCGTTATCTCACGACAGTCATGACTGAAAAGGCGGTCGAGTTCCTCGACTCCACGCCTCGCGACAAGCCGTTCTGCCTCATCATGGCCTTGAAGGAACCGCATGGTCCGCTCAACTACCCGGATCCCGAGTTCACCCCGCCGCCCGATGCAGGGCCCATCACACCACCTGTCACACTCACGCGCGCAGCATTTGAGCGGCTGCCCGCGGTCGTGCGCGAAAGCCTCGCCGCCTCGCCGCGCCTCATCGGCTCGCGGAGTGCCTTCGAGAGCAACGTACGACAGCGCAATGCCTACATCGCGCGGGCCGATCTCGCCGTGGCCCAGGTGCACGCGGCGCTGGCCGCACGAGGACTCGATCGCAACACGGTCGTCATTCTTGCCTCTGATCATGGCGTGTTCATGGGTGCGCATGGCCTCTCCGGGAAATGGCTCATGTACGAGGAATCGATCCGTCTTCCACTCATCATCGCGGACCCGCGCCTGCCCGCCTCCACACGCGGACGCCGCACGGCCATGGTGCTCAACATCGATCTGGCTCCCACGATCCTCGCGCTTGCCGGAATATCCATTCCCTCAGGCATGCAGGGCACCGATCTTCGCCCGGTGCTTCTCGACCCCGCAGCGCGCGTGCATGCCGACTGGTACTACGAGCACGTTTTCACCGACCCGGGGCGCCGCCCGATCCCCAAGGTTGAGGGGGTTCGCACCGAACGCTGGAAGTACATCCGCTATCCCGATACGCAGCCGCTGGTGGAGGAGCTCTTCGACCTCTCCGCCGATCCGCACGAGGAGCGCGACCTCTCGGAACAAGAGGGAGATCACAAGGCTCTCGACGAACTGCGCGCCCGCTGCGATGCCTACCGTGCATCGCTGGGCCAAGCCAGCGCCGCTGGGAGGTGA
- a CDS encoding sulfatase — translation MKQTSHSIHPSTRLRHAILCLATLFTPLLPCSALAAPDASKPNVLIIAIDDLNDWVGEFGGNPQTRTPNLDRFCAEGAVAFQNAYCPGPICGPSRSAFISGFMPNRSGVYGNASNMRSSELIQTHATMPEYFAKNGYQTINRGKFFHKHSTPEGGDEGQWAFMDWSPTGGKGGVDPTHLFSRQKGVYDGKKGTPLRSDDPAERNDDGTEFSWGPTKERKEDTMDYHTAQWAAGVLAAAHDKPFFLVVGIKKPHLPWYVPQEYFDRFPLESIKIPEYRLDDLDDILTPSGVRKFSPSADFRWVTQKERTDLFKRAVQAYLASAAYADDCVGIVLDAFNKSAFKDNTIVMIFGDHGWHLGEKLRFRKATLWQEATRLPLMVRVPGVTTTRQESQRVVNLMDLYKTLIDLCGLPKNADIDGRSFAPLLRDPKLPWEFPTMTVNGLGNASIRDERWYYIRYEDGTEEFYDMQADPMQWNNLAQSKDPEIAAARKRLAARYPADFAPSISRDFSRGRTDGNVTPLPNPNKKRDLSLLK, via the coding sequence ATGAAACAAACCTCGCACAGCATCCATCCTTCAACACGGCTCCGGCATGCCATCCTGTGCCTCGCCACATTGTTCACGCCGCTCCTGCCCTGTTCGGCACTCGCGGCACCAGATGCCTCCAAGCCCAATGTGCTCATAATCGCCATTGATGACCTGAATGACTGGGTCGGGGAGTTCGGCGGCAATCCTCAGACACGAACCCCGAACCTGGATCGATTCTGCGCAGAGGGGGCCGTGGCCTTTCAGAACGCCTACTGCCCGGGGCCGATCTGCGGTCCATCGCGCTCGGCTTTCATCTCCGGCTTCATGCCCAATCGCAGCGGCGTTTACGGCAACGCCTCGAACATGCGTAGTTCAGAACTCATCCAAACCCACGCGACGATGCCCGAATACTTCGCCAAGAACGGCTACCAGACGATCAATCGCGGAAAGTTCTTCCACAAGCACTCCACGCCCGAGGGAGGGGATGAAGGACAGTGGGCCTTCATGGATTGGAGTCCGACTGGAGGGAAAGGAGGCGTCGATCCGACTCATCTGTTTTCACGCCAAAAGGGCGTGTACGACGGCAAGAAGGGGACACCTCTGCGGAGCGACGACCCAGCCGAAAGAAATGACGACGGAACCGAGTTTTCCTGGGGCCCAACGAAGGAGAGGAAAGAGGACACCATGGACTACCATACGGCGCAGTGGGCTGCGGGTGTGCTTGCGGCGGCCCATGACAAGCCGTTCTTCCTCGTGGTTGGCATCAAGAAACCTCACCTGCCCTGGTATGTTCCGCAGGAATACTTCGATCGCTTCCCTTTGGAGAGCATCAAGATTCCGGAATACCGGCTAGATGATCTCGATGACATACTGACACCGTCAGGAGTAAGAAAATTCAGCCCGTCCGCGGACTTCAGGTGGGTGACCCAGAAAGAACGCACCGATCTCTTCAAACGCGCTGTGCAGGCGTATCTCGCCAGCGCAGCCTACGCGGATGACTGTGTGGGCATCGTGCTCGATGCCTTCAACAAGAGCGCCTTCAAGGACAACACCATCGTCATGATCTTCGGCGATCACGGCTGGCATCTGGGTGAAAAACTCCGCTTTCGCAAGGCAACGCTGTGGCAGGAAGCGACGCGGCTTCCGCTAATGGTGCGGGTTCCCGGTGTCACGACCACGCGTCAGGAAAGTCAGCGTGTTGTCAATCTCATGGACCTCTACAAGACGCTCATCGATCTATGCGGGCTCCCCAAGAACGCGGATATCGACGGCCGCAGCTTCGCACCCCTGCTCAGGGATCCAAAACTCCCTTGGGAGTTTCCAACGATGACCGTCAACGGCCTCGGCAACGCATCCATTCGCGACGAACGCTGGTACTACATCCGCTACGAGGACGGCACCGAGGAGTTTTATGACATGCAGGCCGATCCGATGCAGTGGAACAATCTCGCGCAGTCAAAGGATCCGGAGATAGCGGCCGCCAGGAAGCGACTTGCTGCACGCTACCCGGCCGATTTTGCGCCTTCCATTTCCAGGGATTTCTCCAGAGGTCGGACAGACGGCAATGTCACGCCTCTCCCCAATCCGAACAAGAAGCGCGATCTGTCCCTGCTCAAGTAG
- a CDS encoding rhamnogalacturonan acetylesterase codes for MRPSVVHYLGVLLLAGAIHAGELAPSLPAEPTRHPALFLVGDSIMKTGTGNGERGPWGWGSELEAFFNPARIHVYNEARGGRSSRSYIEEGSWAHVLERMQPGDFVLIQFGHNDTWNSPNNPDRATITSNSDDTIQIGIKGQHKVVHSYGWYLRQYVSDVRAKGATPIICSPVPRNEWTNGRINRGFDGYAEWAAEAAHAGGAAFIALNTLVADRLDALGQEKSRDIFNDRQHTRKAGARINAECVVEGIRELADLPLAAAIKR; via the coding sequence ATGCGTCCTTCCGTGGTCCATTACCTTGGCGTCCTGCTCCTGGCCGGTGCGATTCATGCCGGCGAGCTCGCTCCATCACTCCCTGCAGAACCCACGCGACATCCAGCCTTGTTCCTTGTCGGTGACTCAATCATGAAGACCGGCACGGGAAACGGCGAACGCGGTCCGTGGGGGTGGGGCTCCGAGCTCGAGGCGTTTTTCAATCCTGCGCGGATCCACGTCTACAACGAGGCACGCGGAGGCCGCAGCAGTCGCAGCTACATCGAGGAAGGATCGTGGGCGCACGTGCTCGAACGGATGCAGCCCGGCGATTTTGTCCTCATTCAATTCGGGCACAACGACACGTGGAACTCCCCGAACAATCCTGACCGCGCAACAATCACATCCAACAGTGACGACACCATCCAGATCGGCATCAAGGGTCAGCACAAGGTCGTCCACTCCTATGGGTGGTACCTGCGCCAGTATGTGAGCGACGTCAGGGCAAAGGGCGCGACACCCATCATCTGCTCGCCGGTGCCCCGCAACGAATGGACCAACGGGCGAATCAATCGTGGTTTCGATGGCTATGCGGAATGGGCGGCTGAGGCGGCCCATGCCGGTGGGGCGGCATTCATCGCCCTCAACACGCTCGTCGCAGACCGGCTCGACGCCCTCGGTCAGGAAAAGTCCCGGGACATCTTCAACGACCGCCAGCACACAAGAAAGGCTGGCGCCCGCATCAATGCCGAATGTGTCGTCGAGGGCATTCGAGAACTGGCGGATCTGCCACTGGCCGCCGCCATCAAGCGGTAG